The Candidatus Zixiibacteriota bacterium DNA window TAGGTCGCGCCACCGAGATGGGCACACCGATTGTCTTCACCCCCGGATATGGTGGCGACATCCAGCGACCAACCACCATAGCATCCATGAATATCCTTTCCAATGTCGCCGAGAAAACCGCGCTCTATGACTGCCGTTTGATCTATCCCACTCATGACCCGGTGATTATGGCGGTCGCCCAGGAGGTGGTAAAGGAGGGATATATAAAGGCTGGTCATCCTGACCGCTACAACCCCGATGACATTTTTTATATTTCATCGTCACAGTTCGGTTACGCCGCCGCGGTGGATGGAATCATCAGCCGCACACGACCGGCATCAGTCTTTCTTCTGGGCACTTTTGAGGCGGAATCGCTGATAATGGCGGAGACCGGCAATACCATCGGGGCCATTCAGATTGCCGGAACCGATTCCACCATTCAGCTGGCTTTTTT harbors:
- a CDS encoding DUF6754 domain-containing protein, with amino-acid sequence MLVILLEPAIILLLCTLFLASPVNAADGPETSTAWFDSRTLPALIASLISIAVVLYSVGVIGKKKSFFIREIPGLKAVEEAVGRATEMGTPIVFTPGYGGDIQRPTTIASMNILSNVAEKTALYDCRLIYPTHDPVIMAVAQEVVKEGYIKAGHPDRYNPDDIFYISSSQFGYAAAVDGIISRTRPASVFLLGTFEAESLIMAETGNTIGAIQIAGTDSTIQLAFFIVACDYTLIGEELFAASGYLTNNQVILSTVKAQDILKLIIAVFIIIAVIWSTLDPSSVWWKL